The proteins below are encoded in one region of Ricinus communis isolate WT05 ecotype wild-type chromosome 6, ASM1957865v1, whole genome shotgun sequence:
- the LOC8276645 gene encoding uncharacterized protein At5g39865, which translates to MWPEWLRSPSRGHTSTRAPPPADAAAAAAAPPSPSPNPRYFSCSSFKDIHTLVLEDPPAKYGSISQQPHSPKIPSIFHRVRIATSLLRTHRHLNQQNNSSKLSIISPPPNIDDHNIILYFTTLRIVRKTFEDCRTVRSILRGFRIPIDERDLSMDSKHLDELQEITGSKKVTLPLVFIGGKFVGGAEEIKDMNENGDLKKMITGLPFVDSSNSSNNCDLCGGLRFILCEQCNGSHKIYTEKYGFRSCNSCNVNGLIRCPLCYTLFRRRMSS; encoded by the coding sequence ATGTGGCCGGAGTGGTTGAGATCACCGAGTAGGGGTCACACCTCAACAAGAGCGCCGCCACCAGCGGatgcagcagcagcagcagcagcaccGCCATCACCATCCCCAAACCCAAGATACTTCTCTTGCTCATCTTTTAAAGACATCCATACTCTTGTTTTAGAAGACCCACCCGCCAAATACGGATCCATATCCCAACAACCCCATTCCCCTAAAATACCCTCCATCTTTCACCGTGTACGGATCGCCACCTCCCTCCTCCGCACACACCGCCACCTCAACCAGCAAAACAACAGCTCAAAGCTCTCCATCATTTCACCCCCACCTAACATAGATGACCATAACATAATCCTCTACTTCACTACCCTCCGCATTGTCAGAAAAACCTTTGAAGACTGCAGGACCGTCAGATCAATCCTCCGTGGATTCCGGATCCCAATTGACGAACGAGATTTATCCATGGACAGTAAGCATTTAGATGAGCTACAAGAAATCACAGGGTCAAAAAAAGTCACATTACCCTTAGTTTTTATAGGAGGAAAATTTGTGGGCGGCGCTGAAGAGATTAAAGATATGAATGAAAATGGAgatttgaagaaaatgattacTGGGTTACCTTTTGTCGACAGCAGTAATAGTAGTAATAACTGTGATCTTTGTGGAGGGCTCAGATTCATTCTCTGCGAACAGTGTAATGGTAGCCACAAGATCTATACGGAGAAGTATGGGTTTAGAAGCTGCAATTCTTGCAATGTCAACGGGCTGATCAGGTGTCCTTTGTGTTATACGCTGTTCCGGCGACGTATGTCATCATAG